One Portunus trituberculatus isolate SZX2019 chromosome 43, ASM1759143v1, whole genome shotgun sequence DNA segment encodes these proteins:
- the LOC123518024 gene encoding homeobox protein H17-like has protein sequence MTGLEEGGRRDTTQDKNKKPRRRRTAFTHAQLAYLERKFRVQKYLSVADRSDVAEALNLSETQVKTWYQNRRTKWKRQNQMRLEQLRQSVGVGVEKELLAGGVGGERSSPGDSLSVVAPSCCPPYFLPPTVDRSCFITTAGLFTRLPYSPSCSL, from the exons GGCCTGGAAGAGGGCGGCAGGCGAGACACAACacaggacaagaacaagaaaccccgccgccgccgcactgCCTTCACACACGCTCAGCTTGCTTACCTAGAGAGGAAATTCCGTGTGCAGAAGTATCTGAGTGTAGCCGACCGCTCTGACGTGGCCGAGGCGCTCAACCTATCCGAGACGCAGGTCAAGACGTGGTACCAGAATcgcag AACCAAATGGAAACGGCAAAACCAAATGCGTCTGGAGCAGTTGCGGcagagtgtgggtgtgggcgtggagaAGGAGCTGCTGGCGGGCGGGGTGGGCGGCGAGAGAAGCTCCCCCGGCGACAGTCTTTCCGTGGTGGCGCCTAGTTGCTGCCCGCCTTACTTCCTGCCGCCCACCGTCGATCGCTCCTGCTTCATTACCACAGCAGGACTCTTCACTCGCCTGCCCTACTCCCCTTCCTGCTCCTTGTGA